CGTGCAGGTCATGCACGGCGACGTCATCCGCCGCCTCGAGCAGTGCCGTGACGTCATCGGCCACGTCCACACCGCCGGCTGCCCGGGCCGCGGCGAGCTCGACGACGACCAGGAGATCAACTTCCCGCCGATCATGCGGAAGCTCGTCGACATCGGCTACCGGGGCTACGTCGGCCACGAGTTCATCCCGACCCGCGACGCCTTGGCCGGCCTCGAACAGGCGGTGAGCCGCTGCGACGTCTGACGGGAGCAGGCGCGGGTCGGGCCCGCGGTCACAGGCGCGCGAGCACGACGCGCAGGTCGGCGACGTTGGTGCCGGTGGGACCGGTGACGATCAGGCCGCCGCCGCGCGACAGGAGCGGGCCGGCGTCGCAGCGCGATAGCGCCGCGGCGACCGCTCCATGCGCCCCTGCCAGCCGGCGCGCCACCGCGGCGTCGACGACGCCACCGGCGGCGGCGGTCGGGCCATCCTCGCCGTCGGTGCCGAGGCTCGCGATCACCAGCCCTTCGGGCCACTGGCCGCCGGAGCCGTCCGGTTCCGGGGCGAGCGCGCGCTCGAGTGCCGCCAGCACCGTCTGCTGGTTGCGTCCTCCTTCCCCATGGTGGTCGGGGACACGGACAGTCGCCTCACCCCCCTCGATCCACGCCAGCGCCGCTCCCTCCCGGCGCGACGCCGTCAGCAGGGCGTGGCCGATCCCGAGGAGTCGGTGCCCCGCCTCCTCGGCCGGTTCGTCGGCCGCCGGTGGTCGCGGCGCGTCGACGGCGATCCGGTAGCCGAGGTCCTGGGCGGCCGCCCGCGCCGCCGCGACGGCGGTGGCGTTGTTGCCGACGACACGGTGGCTGACGTGGCACCCCAGCGGTGTGGTCCAGTCGGGGCCGGTCGGCCGGGGCACGGCCGCCGGACCTACTGCGCCGGCGAGCCGGGCGCGGATCGCAGGGGCCGTCGCGGCGGCGATCCGGAACTGCTCGAGCACGGCCCGGGCCGCCGCCGGATCGGGCGGGGCGGGCATGCAGGGACCGGAGGCGATCAGGTCGAGCGGGTCGCCGATCACGTCGGAGAGGACGAGCACGACCATCCTCCCGGCGCGGCAGGAGCGTGCCAGGCCACCGGCCTTGACCCGGCTCAGCGCCCGCCGGACGGTGTTGAGAGGCCCGATTCCCGCCCCGGCGCGCGACAGCTCCCTGGCCACGCCGACCGATTCGGCAAGCGCGATCCCTTCGGACGGTGCCTCGAGCAGGGCCGAGCCGCCGCCGGTGATCACCGCGATCGCCAGGTCGTCGGGAGCCAACGCACCGACCAGGTCGAGGATCTGCTCGGTCGCCGTGACGACCGCGGCGGTCGGCTCGTTGCACCCCAGCGGACGCGTCGCTCGGATTTCGATCCCCCCGCACCATGCCCCC
The Planctomycetota bacterium genome window above contains:
- a CDS encoding DUF4147 domain-containing protein, coding for MTPGPPRDDAARIWRAALAAVTPGALVGALPADAIPVGNVGRIAVVGAGKAAAGMAAVVAARLAGDGVDPQRVTGLVSVPDGLGAWCGGIEIRATRPLGCNEPTAAVVTATEQILDLVGALAPDDLAIAVITGGGSALLEAPSEGIALAESVGVARELSRAGAGIGPLNTVRRALSRVKAGGLARSCRAGRMVVLVLSDVIGDPLDLIASGPCMPAPPDPAAARAVLEQFRIAAATAPAIRARLAGAVGPAAVPRPTGPDWTTPLGCHVSHRVVGNNATAVAAARAAAQDLGYRIAVDAPRPPAADEPAEEAGHRLLGIGHALLTASRREGAALAWIEGGEATVRVPDHHGEGGRNQQTVLAALERALAPEPDGSGGQWPEGLVIASLGTDGEDGPTAAAGGVVDAAVARRLAGAHGAVAAALSRCDAGPLLSRGGGLIVTGPTGTNVADLRVVLARL